The Gossypium raimondii isolate GPD5lz chromosome 2, ASM2569854v1, whole genome shotgun sequence genome segment CCTAATTTTATTCGTAATGTTATTATGTCTGCAATTTCTAGCTCTACTATGCACATTTTGTGGAATGAGATTCCAACTCCTAAATTTCGTCCAGTTAGGGGCATTCGCCAAGGATGTCATTTATCTCCTTATTTGTTTATCTTGTGCATGGAATGGTTGGGCCATAGAATCCGTGTTGCTATTGATGCTGGTAACTGGTCCCCTATTCGATTGACTCGTAATGGTCCACCACATCTTTTTTTCGCGGATGACTTGATTCTTTTTGGCCAAGCTGAGGAACATCAAACTCGGGTAATAAAAGACATTCTCGATGAATTCTGTGGTTACTCAGGCAGAGGATTAATATGAGGaagacaaatatttttttctctagaGGGGTTGATGGCAGTGTAGGGAGGAGTATCAATAGATTTTTTGGTTTCCAGGAGGTGAGTAACTTGGGAACGTATCTGGGTGTGCCCTTTTTCCATGAGAAGGTTACCAACAATACATTACACTTCGTGGTTGATAAGGTGCGTAGTAAATTGTCTAGCTGGGATGCAAGACAACTCTCTTTAGCAGGAAGGGTGAACTTAGCTCAATCGGTTCTGCTTTCAATTCCAAGTTATTTTATGCAGACGATGATGGTCCCCAAAGGCCTATGCGAAGAGATTGAACACATTGTATGGAAATTTGTTTGGGGATCTTCTAGTGGCAGTGCAAAGATGACCTTGGTAAGTTGGGATTCGGTGTGTCAACTGAAAACTCATGGTGGTCTAGGCCTAAGGTATTTGAAAGATCACGACACCTCTTTTATGATGAAGGTTGGTTTCAATGTTAAATCAAATGGTGATGCCCTTTGGGTTTGGGTTCTTCGGTCGAAGTACGGGGTTTTTAGTGGATTGCCTGAGAATTTAGCATGAGGAAGCTGCTCTTTTTTTTATGGAGATCCATTTCTAAGGTATGACACCTTATTCGCAAAAACCTTTTATGGTCTGTTAGAGATGGAAATAGTATTCAATGTTGGTGTGACCCTTGGATTCCAAACTGTGGTCCTTTATTTGTACAAATTCCATCTCTTTCTAACCTTAATATGGATTGTCCTCTTAGTAGTATGGTTGCAGGTAATGGATCATGAAATTTGTACCTTTTCAGATTGTGGGTCTCTAAAGAGATTATTGACAAAATTGCAAGTGTTCCACCATTGCACCCCTTTTTGGGTCCTGATAAAAATAGCTTGGGGAGCTACTTCGACTAGTTCCTTTTCTCTTAGGGTTTAGGAAAAGCACTTATGGGAAGGTTTGAGAATGTACATCGAATTCGAAAGATCAAATTTAGATCAAATTTGAGAGATACCTGGGAAATTTAAGTACTAGAATTTTGgttaaaacttaataataaaaaattttaaattcatttttacaaaacatattttcaaaaaaaaattcatctaaAGGCGCCAACTTTTAAAAATCTgagaaatagatgaaataaaatttgacaaagcatattttcttaataaaagaaattatgtaaTTTGTATCCTCAAAATCAGCATCAATATCAAAACGTACAAGATTAAGTTGCACCTTTGACTATGActaataatatttaacataCAAAGTGGGTAGTATGTAAGGAGACACTtcttaataaaacatataagcattttaacattaaaaaaactaataaattttcaaattaatatttcgtTGTGTTTTAAAATGACGCATGAATCATTTCTTTTGTTCCTATATATGGTTATAACATTACCCATATCCAAATTATCTCGTTGTAATCATCGACAAAAGAAAGAGATCTATGGTCtgaaaaaataaactttaggCTGAAGTTAAGACAATTCATCCAAGAAAAATCCAGTGTACACCTATGATACAACTGAAAGGACTCGAGAAACAATGGATTCTATGATTTGCCACAGAATCTGAACCCAAAGATATTACAAAAATGCATCAAGGTTGAACAGCTTCTAGAAGTTTCTCATACACCTGTCTGGCAGACAAATCCTCAACCTGATGCAACAATCAAACGTTAACGTCCTTGCCTCGTCCTTGAAAATGGAGtgcaaattatgtaaaagtaaaacaaaCTATTTTGCCAGGATAGAATTTAAGGTGAAATTTTTACCAGACAGCAATGACAATTCAACACTGAGAGATCAAATTCAATAAGGGAAAGGATGTGAGATTAGCATGCATTCTAACATGAAATTACGGGCATTTGATTCAACTTACCACGAGAAGCTTTGATTTGTTATTCCATCCTCTCTGAAGAGTCATCTGGCTAAGTCTCAGTCCAAGCACCTGCGTAAAAGACACGGATGATAACTTCAACAACTTAGCTTCCCTATACTACATAATAGTCGATCTTAATTGAGTAGCTTTGGATAAATACTGAAGAAAACCTTTCCCATGAATTCCAAAAGTTCATTGTTAGCTTCACCACGGGCTGCAGGTGCAGCCACAGTAACACGTACATCATCTGCATTTACTCCTGGAAAGAATAAAAGGCCAGGACAAAGTTATACAACCATGACTATTTCAAAATATCTTCATCCTTCATGGTTTTAATAACTAACACATAAAGCATCATTAAGGGTTACAGATAAGATATCAAGAAAAGATGGATTCTGTCTGTAAAGGTAAAATATTTGCTTAGCTGTGATAAAGCATTTTTCAAGAATTCTAAGAGTCTTAGTCACTAATATAGTATTGTTTTTCCTTCGACCTTGTTTTAAGTTAATTGTTCCAGTGAAGGTAGCATGTCCATGGAGGTCTCAAATCCTGCCTCAGATTGTGATGCTGTGGGCTTTAATGTTTAACAGTCCAAGAAGGGGCAGTGATGGGACCAAGAAAAGGAGATCATAATGCTGGTACCATTCCCTTTGAATGCCATTATTCTAGAACCAAAAGCCGAGCTAGGAGCACTTAATGTTTTCCAAGGCTCTAGTGACAGTCAATAACAAGTAGCACTACAGAGATAGTGGTTCCAACTCCGTAAATGTTAGATAAGTTTCCAAACTCCAGAATTAGTTGTGGGCAAAATCATCCCCTTCAATCAAATCTCTGAATTggtcacttttttttttggtataaccACAGGTGTCCTCATCTGTTTTATGGTCTGAGCCTAGCTTGTTCGGGCTGAGATGGTATTCAGGTAAAGCCCTCCCAAAAATGTCGACTCCAGGATTCAAACTTGGTCCAAATACATGGAGAGGAAATCATTTCCACTTCATTCAACCACTTGGTCCACTTCATTCAACCACTTGGTCTGAATTGGTCACATTAAGTGTGAAGAAAAAGGTCCCAAAACACATATATTGGAAAATTAactaaatgatatattaaaaaaaaggaaaaaagaaaattaacaaaatgatGAGAATTTGACTTAGCTAGTAAAGTCGTAACACATTCAAgtattacaagaaaaaaaattcaggaAATATATGACTCTAAAAATATGGTGTATGTAAAGAATATAAATAGGTGATTGAAGAAGCCTATTACTTGTAATTGCTGAACGTTGTGCACGATCTTCCACCTCTATCGCCACCTGAACAAGTCCTCCCTCTAACTGGGATATGCAAGGTGGCACAGGAGCAtcctaaaacacaaaataaaggAAACCACAAAAAGGAAGTATTTAAGTTGTACTGATATTTATAGTAGCTGTCCCTTGCAGAAAATCAAATAGGAAATGAATTTGAGCCAAAAAAAGATGTGTGCACCAGACCTAGAGACAAGGTATTGGAAAATTCTAAATAACTAAAGAAACAAAgatgatgatgacgatgatgatgatgatgaaaaaaTATTGTTCGTAATTGTACCTGAGGGTTGGTTTCTGCTGCAACTGTACTAAGGGCACCATCAACAGCATAAATGAAAGACGCAGTTTCCAGATCTTCTTCAGCCCGATAGCAAACAAATAGGCCACAACCTATACAATTCATACGGAATTGCTTCTCCAATTTCCCTTCTCCCCTGAAAGAAGttaacaaatataaaacattgTGCAACTGTAGTTTAATCACTAAAAGTTAAAGCAAGCAAGCATCATAATTATGCacgtatattataaaaaaataataaacacttaCCTCTTCAAGAGAACTTTTCCCGCCTCGCTGATGTTAAGCCTAGCAAGGTGTTTTTTCTTGTCTAGCACATATGCTTTGTCAGTCTTTCGCTTGGGCATTTTCTGCAATTGGGTATcttataacaaatatttttcagcAAGAGAAAAAGCAATATGTAAATTAATCAAGCAACTAAGACATTCAATCtataaaagattaatcaacCAGACCATGTCAAAAAAAAGAGCTTTAGCAAGATAAAAGGAAAGCTTTCTATAGCAGTCAATTCCACTGCCATGCTTTATGTATCAAGGTAGAGGTTTAGGCTGCTCCATTAGGATGCATATGATTTATTGAGTCACATACAGTCATTTAGAACGTAACTACTTGTCCATATGTAAAATCAcataaaaaggaaatattttgtAACAACGCAAATAGGAATGAAGTGGACCATTCAAGAATCTAAATTTCATTAGGCATCCTTACGGttgcatttatatttaataatgtcTTAATCATTGCAAAAAACTCACGACAAGGTTGTATCACGAACGACATTTCAAAAACCTTTTGAACCTATTGTAAACTCATACCAAAGATAACAGTTGGATAACACAATAAACTAACGGCCACCTAACTAGACCCGTAATCTCACTAATGCAAAGAGAGCAAAGATTAATAATCCTCACATAAAAACAAGGTGAAACCATTTTATTGTTCAAAAAATGTTTAATCTAGATTCGGAATAGGTACTAATGGAGCTATTAGTACaagatttctttaaaataaaacctaGAAATCGAATTGTAGACCTAAACAGCGAAATTAGAATATTTGGATAAGatagagagaaaagaagaagggGGGAAGAGTAAACCGGTAATAAGGACGTGGGAACCGCAGTGCTTGCAATAGTAGACGAAAAGATCAGAGTCAGGTCCATCCGGCGCTGCGTCTTCGCTTGAGTATGTGTGCGTTGTTCTCTTCGGCATTTtcgcctttttctttttcccttttcttctaTTGCTTTTTTTTGCCAAATTATATTTCCGCCGGCGAAAAAGAGGAGGAGTCAACTCGCGACCTAAATCTGATAACTAAGGTATTGCGTTATTGAGGTTTGGTTAGGAAAACGGGTAACTAAGGTATTTCGAATTTAAATTAAGTTCTGTTCGtttcatttaaaaacaatttttgaaaactatattaattttatacatttgcATAAtgttacttaaaataatttttattgtttcacaaattttaaaatcattttctaaacacaacatacaaaatattatctctttttataataaaataatgtttcataatatttaatatcatatatttaaaaacttaataataaacaatgcctaattaaaacttaatttaaatacaaaatactaaatctaacttaaacaaataatatatttatataattaaaatattcatattttaaactataaattttttaaataaaaacatttattattaaatatttataaattgtaatatatttattattaaaatattaatataaatatttttcaataatatattaagaaattagttattaatttattaatttatattattaaatatacaaaatttaaatatatatatatatatgtttaataatattcaacattataatatttgatattaatattttaatacttttaaatattttaaaattaaattaaaatttattttaatataataatattatgtttgattcaagttaatttttatataaaatataagtattcaTAAAGGAATTCTTCTCGAAAAATACCTTATGCTTTTCAAAAGGGCAAAGTCAATTTACatgaaaattagtttatttttcattaaccaagttgtttttcatgaaacaaacataggaaatatagaaaatattttcctaagtcattttttaaaacaaatgcaccctattttaatttgaatcataaaaataaggttttgtaatttttagtgtttaattctcACCATGtgaatttaaaaacattaagtttaaatttttttaattttgttatattaactaaattaacttaTCGATCACTCAGTCCAAAACTTATTATTCAAGTGTATATATAAGAGTGTTTTTTTCGCTATTTTACCCAAATagcccaaaaatattttatttacaaaaataacctgagtttaaaaataataacgaaAATAACTCGAAATGAGCAGTAAAATCGGGTTGTGGCTCATCAATGGCGGAACCAACTCGTATTTTGGACCCATGATTGCCTAATAATTGTGTCggactaaaaaattaattttttggttacGGCTTCATCAATGGCCTAACCAATGTATTTTTTAAGATTGTATAATCTTGATatctgaagaagaaaaaattaaaaaattttgggtctttGGTTCATCAATGGCGGCACCCTATACACACAAAAAATTTCGATTTTT includes the following:
- the LOC105788691 gene encoding UPF0235 protein At5g63440 isoform X1 — its product is MPKRTTHTYSSEDAAPDGPDSDLFVYYCKHCGSHVLITDTQLQKMPKRKTDKAYVLDKKKHLARLNISEAGKVLLKRGEGKLEKQFRMNCIGCGLFVCYRAEEDLETASFIYAVDGALSTVAAETNPQDAPVPPCISQLEGGLVQVAIEVEDRAQRSAITRVNADDVRVTVAAPAARGEANNELLEFMGKVLGLRLSQMTLQRGWNNKSKLLVVEDLSARQVYEKLLEAVQP
- the LOC105788691 gene encoding UPF0235 protein At5g63440 isoform X2, whose protein sequence is MDLTLIFSSTIASTAVPTSLLPKMPKRKTDKAYVLDKKKHLARLNISEAGKVLLKRGEGKLEKQFRMNCIGCGLFVCYRAEEDLETASFIYAVDGALSTVAAETNPQDAPVPPCISQLEGGLVQVAIEVEDRAQRSAITRVNADDVRVTVAAPAARGEANNELLEFMGKVLGLRLSQMTLQRGWNNKSKLLVVEDLSARQVYEKLLEAVQP